In Halorussus halophilus, the DNA window GCCGTCGAACGTGAAGCGGAACGAACCGGAGAGAAGCAGACCGTGGTCCACATCTCGAAGGTCGAGTCACCCGAGGTCCGGACTGCAATCGAGACGGCGATTCAATCGGGAGCTTGGAAGTCGAACTCACTCCCGGATGGACTCGCCGACACAGTCGAGCGCGTAGACTTCTTCACCGGAGTCTCGAACGACGATACGTACACCCACATCGGAGTGGAGTTACATCGTCTCGACCCCAACGCTCCACCGGCGGTCGAATTCGATGCGCACATTTCGGATCCGTACGTCGCGCCAGGTAGTCCGGGAGCCATCGAGTTCGAACTGCAAAACACGAGTTCCCAAAAGCAGGAAATCTTCTCCGGAACGGTGCCGCCGTTCGGAATGCTCCATGCCCACGCTGAGACCGGCGAAGAGTCTCGGTTCCTGCTCTGGCGTAATTACGAGGAAGAAGGTTGCTTTACTCGTAGAGAGGACGGATGGATGCGATGTGACATCGGGAAAATTTCTCACTTAGAGCCATGTGAGAGCGTTTCCCGCCGTTACGAGATACTGCCGAGTTCGACCGACCATTATCCAGCGGAGACCACACCGCCGAGTACTGACGCGTATCGAACCTCCGGGTCAGTGAGCTACAGTACCGGCGGTGGCTCACCGAGTACGGGTCTCTCCTACGAGATTTCGTTCCAACTCGAAAGATAAGAAACACAGGCCATCCACTGACCCACAAGGACACTAAACAAGAAAGTAATTGAACGAAACTCCGACGACGATACCAATCGTCACAACAGTTCCCGCATAGATGAGCAACAACCGGCGCTCGAATAGTTTGCTGAGTAGAACCAAATTCGGAATGCTCACACCAGCACCGCCGATGACGAACGCCAGCACGGTCCCGATAGCAATTCCCTGTTCGCTGAGAGACGCCGCAATCGGGAGCATTCCACTGAGACTAACGTAGACTGGCGCACCTGCTATCGCAGCAAACGGCACGGCCAACGGATTTTCACGACCGAGGACAGCATGGACGAACTCGACAGGTACGACCCCATGAATGAGTGCCCCGATAGTAATCCCGAGAACCAGATACGGTAGCGTATCGACGAAAAACGACCATGCTTCACGTCCTGCTGTCTCAACACGTTGCTTGTGTGTCTGCTCTGTGGTCGTTTCGCCACACCCACAGGAGTCAACCGTGCCACCGTCTGTTGTGACGGTCTGGGCCGCGTCGGCCGTCGTCTGGATATCCTTGACGTAGTTGGACAAGCCCAACCGACCGATGATGATTCCACCGACGATAGCGGCCGTGAACGTGGTGACGACGTACAGGACTGTTACGTTGATTCCAAACACCCCGAGTAGGAGTACTACTGCAAGTTCGTTGACGAGCGGTGACGCAAGCAGGAACGAGAATGCGAGTCCGAGTGGCGCACCTGCCTGCAGAAGGCCGGCCAAGACGGGGATGGTAGAACACGAACAGAATGGCGTTACGGCTCCGAATCCTGCAGCGGCTACGTTCCCGAGTCCCTCGTCGAGTCCGTGGAGTTTCTGCTCGACTTTCTCTGGTGGAAGATACTCTTCGGCGAGTCCGACGAGGAACGACGCCCCGAGGAACAGTGGAACGAGGGTGAGCGACAGATGAACGAAGAAGTCCCAAGAATCGAGGAACGCACGCGGAAGTTCTGGGATACTCATTTGGGACTCCTCCGGCAGGTCGAAACGCGGTTAGTTTGGGTCATTGCTGGGTAGCTGAGTGACAGTGATGCGAGTTTTCCCGGCAATCTCGAAGGCGAGTTGTTGACACTCGTAATAACAGCGAGTCAGTCGGTGCGCTCCTCGCGCACTGAAGAAGAGTGCGATGCTCGTCGTGAGGACGACGATACCGGTTATTGGTTGGCTGAATATCCACAGTGCGATGGGAATTGCACCGACTAGCGCGTAGGTCACGAGGATGTTTTGCCAAGTTGGGTCGTCGTACTTCGGGTAGCTTCGCGGGCCGATTGGTGGTTTGGACATTCGTTAGCGAGTGTGATTGGGTTGGTCTACGTGGTCGATGCTCTGGACTGTTTGGGGGTTTGCTGGCCCTAAACGTCGGTATCGAGTGATCGAGTACCGTCGAGGACGCTGAGGAGCCGTTCGGCGCGTGGTGTCGTCGAGTAG includes these proteins:
- a CDS encoding permease; protein product: MSIPELPRAFLDSWDFFVHLSLTLVPLFLGASFLVGLAEEYLPPEKVEQKLHGLDEGLGNVAAAGFGAVTPFCSCSTIPVLAGLLQAGAPLGLAFSFLLASPLVNELAVVLLLGVFGINVTVLYVVTTFTAAIVGGIIIGRLGLSNYVKDIQTTADAAQTVTTDGGTVDSCGCGETTTEQTHKQRVETAGREAWSFFVDTLPYLVLGITIGALIHGVVPVEFVHAVLGRENPLAVPFAAIAGAPVYVSLSGMLPIAASLSEQGIAIGTVLAFVIGGAGVSIPNLVLLSKLFERRLLLIYAGTVVTIGIVVGVSFNYFLV